From a region of the Haematobia irritans isolate KBUSLIRL chromosome 4, ASM5000362v1, whole genome shotgun sequence genome:
- the LOC142233781 gene encoding uncharacterized protein LOC142233781 isoform X2, translating to MTVYKKLIENVNILEYIFQFLTLEEQIECADLCESFNVAITKRIWSRMYKNLNIHKTPNFIIITAGQEIEINQRNGLQQMREIKTALPYDKGKIFLRQIAPYVHNLGEFSEFHNFCKNVGVAFRHEYMFENLYRLSCYKMVITDEQLQLIGQYCLQLQTLELIECTCAELESLIPGYNLDIRTLIVMPKLYNLLVESEETLNMPKMDCDVLHEMLMLLQLKSLVFKNIIVVDQGHDIVDLALADTVEILNVGHISKEYWANFKYHLKDFRNLQDLTINTLDCYTLVNNEVFKDLASCCGLLQKLSLENCDLSVDNFGAIKSLQHLSLISCGGFTSENLHQVLTHPTLKILSISHTRILGPMEKCSISPTLEAIYIDSIHSNTFSEIFQKSINSMDNVHTIKWLNGHISCDWIVEKCRNLRSLHIPNPHLIRQYILIMGCLQELSFSSSIHTDDAIIDDDIPEYATGVDTSLESIIIPYHIYIAAQSFWMDLIDINRHLHLTIYGDYVDLLNRSILKQILQYRHVRDNLRYLKICGFPIDLYQLKMEFDKTLLNIDCKINHFKLKNCKLTIEI from the exons ATGAcggtatataaaaaacttattgaaAATGTGAATATATtggaatatatttttcaatttctaacACTGGAAGAACAAATCGAATGTGCCGATTTATGTGAATCATTTAATGTGGCTATAACAAAACGAATATGGAGTAgaatgtataaaaatttgaatatacaTAAAACTCCCAACTTCATCATCATTACGGCAGGCCAAGAAATCGAGATAAATCAACGTAATGGATTGCAACAAATGAGGGAAATCAAAACAGCCTTACCCTATGATAAGGGTAAAATTTTCCTACGACAAATTGCTCCATATGTTCATAATCTGGGAGAATTTTCtgaatttcacaatttttgtaaaaatgtgggAGTGGCATTTCGCCATGAATATATGTTTGAGAATTTATACCGATTGTCCTGCTATAAAATGGTCATAACAGATGAGCAATTGCAATTAATAGGTCAATATTGCTTGCAACTTCAAACATTGGAGCTGATAGAGTGCACTTGTGCAGAATTAGAATCACTAATTCCTGGTTACAATTTGGATATTCGGACCTTGATAGTAATGCCCAAACTATACAATTTACTAGTGGAAAGTGAAGAAACTCTCAATATGCCAAAGATGGATTGTGATGTCCTCCATGAAATGTTAATGCTTTTGCAATTGAAATCTCTGGTCTTTAAAAACATAATTGTTGTCGACCAAGGTCATGATATTGTAGATTTGGCCCTGGCCGATACGgtggaaattttaaatgtaggtcatatttctaaagaatattgggCAAACTTTAAATATCATTTAAAGGACTTTCGAAATCTTCAAGACCTCACTATCAATACTTTGGACTGTTATACTTTAGTGAATAACGAGGTCTTTAAAGATTTGGCCAGCTGTTGTGGCCTTCTACAGAAATTGTCTTTGGAAAATTGTGATCTCTCGGTTGATAATTTTGGTGCAATAAAATCTTTGCAACATTTATCACTGATCAGTTGTGGAGGCTTTACTTCGGAAAATCTTCACCAAGTTTTAACCCATCCAACCCTAAAGATATTATCGATTAGCCATACTCGGATATTGGGTCCTATGGAGAAATGTTCAATTTCGCCTACACTGGAAGCAATTTACATTGACTCAATTCATTCCAACACATTTTCGGAAATATTCCAGAAATCCATAAACAGCATGGACAATGTACATACCATAAAGTGGTTAAATGGCCACATTTCCTGTGATTGGATTGTTGAAAAATGTCGCAATTTAAGAAGCCTTCACATACCCAATCCCCATTTGATACGGCAGTATATTTTGATAATGGGTTGCCTTCAAGAGCTATCATTCTCTTCGT CCATACATACTGATGATGCAATCATTGATGATGATATTCCCGAATATGCTACTGGAGTGGATACTTCATTGGAAAGCATTATCATACCCTATCATATATACATAGCTGCTCAAAGTTTTTGGATGGATCTAATTGATATAAATCGTCACTTACATCTCACTATTTATGGTGACTATGTGGATTTGTTGAATAGGagcattttgaaacaaatactGCAGTATCGGCATGTTCGTGATAATCTAagatatttgaaaatttgtggTTTTCCCATAG acctCTATCAACTGAAGATGGAATTTGATAAAACTCTTCTCAACattgattgcaaaataaatcactttaaattgaaaaactGTAAACTAACTATTGAAATATGA
- the LOC142233781 gene encoding uncharacterized protein LOC142233781 isoform X1, whose product MTVYKKLIENVNILEYIFQFLTLEEQIECADLCESFNVAITKRIWSRMYKNLNIHKTPNFIIITAGQEIEINQRNGLQQMREIKTALPYDKGKIFLRQIAPYVHNLGEFSEFHNFCKNVGVAFRHEYMFENLYRLSCYKMVITDEQLQLIGQYCLQLQTLELIECTCAELESLIPGYNLDIRTLIVMPKLYNLLVESEETLNMPKMDCDVLHEMLMLLQLKSLVFKNIIVVDQGHDIVDLALADTVEILNVGHISKEYWANFKYHLKDFRNLQDLTINTLDCYTLVNNEVFKDLASCCGLLQKLSLENCDLSVDNFGAIKSLQHLSLISCGGFTSENLHQVLTHPTLKILSISHTRILGPMEKCSISPTLEAIYIDSIHSNTFSEIFQKSINSMDNVHTIKWLNGHISCDWIVEKCRNLRSLHIPNPHLIRQYILIMGCLQELSFSSCKGVTWYFLKVLIKNLPLRFLAIHTDDAIIDDDIPEYATGVDTSLESIIIPYHIYIAAQSFWMDLIDINRHLHLTIYGDYVDLLNRSILKQILQYRHVRDNLRYLKICGFPIDLYQLKMEFDKTLLNIDCKINHFKLKNCKLTIEI is encoded by the exons ATGAcggtatataaaaaacttattgaaAATGTGAATATATtggaatatatttttcaatttctaacACTGGAAGAACAAATCGAATGTGCCGATTTATGTGAATCATTTAATGTGGCTATAACAAAACGAATATGGAGTAgaatgtataaaaatttgaatatacaTAAAACTCCCAACTTCATCATCATTACGGCAGGCCAAGAAATCGAGATAAATCAACGTAATGGATTGCAACAAATGAGGGAAATCAAAACAGCCTTACCCTATGATAAGGGTAAAATTTTCCTACGACAAATTGCTCCATATGTTCATAATCTGGGAGAATTTTCtgaatttcacaatttttgtaaaaatgtgggAGTGGCATTTCGCCATGAATATATGTTTGAGAATTTATACCGATTGTCCTGCTATAAAATGGTCATAACAGATGAGCAATTGCAATTAATAGGTCAATATTGCTTGCAACTTCAAACATTGGAGCTGATAGAGTGCACTTGTGCAGAATTAGAATCACTAATTCCTGGTTACAATTTGGATATTCGGACCTTGATAGTAATGCCCAAACTATACAATTTACTAGTGGAAAGTGAAGAAACTCTCAATATGCCAAAGATGGATTGTGATGTCCTCCATGAAATGTTAATGCTTTTGCAATTGAAATCTCTGGTCTTTAAAAACATAATTGTTGTCGACCAAGGTCATGATATTGTAGATTTGGCCCTGGCCGATACGgtggaaattttaaatgtaggtcatatttctaaagaatattgggCAAACTTTAAATATCATTTAAAGGACTTTCGAAATCTTCAAGACCTCACTATCAATACTTTGGACTGTTATACTTTAGTGAATAACGAGGTCTTTAAAGATTTGGCCAGCTGTTGTGGCCTTCTACAGAAATTGTCTTTGGAAAATTGTGATCTCTCGGTTGATAATTTTGGTGCAATAAAATCTTTGCAACATTTATCACTGATCAGTTGTGGAGGCTTTACTTCGGAAAATCTTCACCAAGTTTTAACCCATCCAACCCTAAAGATATTATCGATTAGCCATACTCGGATATTGGGTCCTATGGAGAAATGTTCAATTTCGCCTACACTGGAAGCAATTTACATTGACTCAATTCATTCCAACACATTTTCGGAAATATTCCAGAAATCCATAAACAGCATGGACAATGTACATACCATAAAGTGGTTAAATGGCCACATTTCCTGTGATTGGATTGTTGAAAAATGTCGCAATTTAAGAAGCCTTCACATACCCAATCCCCATTTGATACGGCAGTATATTTTGATAATGGGTTGCCTTCAAGAGCTATCATTCTCTTCGTGTAAGGGTGTTACATGGTATTTTCTAAAAGTCCTTATCAAAAATCTCCCACTACGATTCTTAGCCATACATACTGATGATGCAATCATTGATGATGATATTCCCGAATATGCTACTGGAGTGGATACTTCATTGGAAAGCATTATCATACCCTATCATATATACATAGCTGCTCAAAGTTTTTGGATGGATCTAATTGATATAAATCGTCACTTACATCTCACTATTTATGGTGACTATGTGGATTTGTTGAATAGGagcattttgaaacaaatactGCAGTATCGGCATGTTCGTGATAATCTAagatatttgaaaatttgtggTTTTCCCATAG acctCTATCAACTGAAGATGGAATTTGATAAAACTCTTCTCAACattgattgcaaaataaatcactttaaattgaaaaactGTAAACTAACTATTGAAATATGA